In Anaerolineales bacterium, one DNA window encodes the following:
- a CDS encoding acylneuraminate cytidylyltransferase family protein gives MKLAALVPMRHHSQRVPGKNYRPLAGKPLFQHILETLTAVLEIDTVIVDTDSEPVMDGVRRLFPGVTLIPRPEHLRADDVPMNDILLYDTAQVQADFYLQTHSTNPLLKAGTVSSAIKKFRMDYPKYDSLFSVTRLQTRLYFEDGCAINHNPLELIQTQDLPPVYEENSCMYLFTRENLARKHHRIGDRPFMFEIDRGEAWDIDEELDFEITDFLMRRRR, from the coding sequence ATGAAACTTGCCGCCCTTGTCCCCATGCGACATCATAGCCAGCGTGTGCCTGGCAAAAATTACCGCCCGCTCGCGGGCAAGCCCCTCTTTCAACATATTTTGGAAACGCTGACTGCCGTGCTGGAAATTGACACGGTTATCGTGGACACTGACTCCGAACCTGTGATGGATGGCGTACGCCGCCTCTTTCCTGGTGTGACACTGATTCCACGTCCCGAGCATCTCCGTGCCGACGACGTCCCCATGAACGACATCCTGCTCTATGATACCGCGCAGGTGCAGGCAGATTTTTACCTGCAAACCCATTCAACGAATCCATTATTGAAAGCCGGGACGGTTTCGAGCGCCATTAAAAAATTTAGGATGGATTACCCGAAATACGATTCTTTGTTTTCGGTGACCCGCCTGCAAACCCGCCTATATTTTGAGGATGGATGTGCCATCAACCACAATCCATTGGAATTGATTCAAACTCAAGACCTGCCGCCTGTGTACGAGGAAAATTCCTGCATGTATCTCTTCACCCGCGAAAACCTTGCGAGAAAACATCATCGTATCGGCGATAGGCCATTCATGTTTGAGATTGACAGGGGGGAAGCCTGGGATATTGACGAAGAGCTCGACTTCGAGATCACCGATTTTTTGATGAGAAGAAGGCGATAA
- a CDS encoding GNAT family N-acetyltransferase translates to MNLSLTPASDLPIATLAELMTCSFEGYLVPITITEAVMHTMLRRDGIDLTASRVLMKDDEPIGIAFIARRGWTSRLAAMGIMSNARIGGVGTWAMEQLIEEARVRGEKEMVLEVIEQNTAGVKLYEKVGFTRIRRLVGYKLENPQVDKAHSLEEIDIRDLARQVTYHGMKDLPWQLSGTTIIQHTPPSRAFRLNDAYCLISSPDATDVAISSLLVKARSRGAGLSAVLLRALFAKFPNKVWHVSPIYPEEMGFIFEQAGMERESLSQWQMTRGL, encoded by the coding sequence ATGAACCTCTCCCTCACCCCCGCCTCCGACCTCCCCATCGCCACCCTCGCGGAATTGATGACCTGCAGTTTCGAAGGCTATCTTGTCCCCATCACCATCACGGAGGCGGTGATGCACACCATGCTCCGCCGTGACGGTATTGACCTGACGGCAAGCCGCGTACTCATGAAAGACGATGAACCGATCGGCATTGCTTTCATTGCCCGCCGTGGCTGGACGAGTCGACTCGCGGCGATGGGCATCATGTCCAATGCCCGCATCGGCGGTGTAGGGACATGGGCCATGGAACAACTCATTGAAGAAGCAAGGGTGCGCGGCGAAAAGGAAATGGTTCTCGAAGTCATCGAGCAGAATACGGCGGGAGTGAAGTTGTATGAGAAGGTTGGTTTTACAAGAATCCGCAGGCTGGTGGGGTACAAACTGGAAAATCCGCAGGTTGATAAAGCCCATTCATTGGAAGAAATAGATATCCGCGATCTGGCGCGGCAGGTCACTTATCACGGCATGAAAGACCTGCCCTGGCAGTTATCCGGCACGACCATCATCCAGCACACACCGCCATCGCGCGCGTTCCGCCTCAACGATGCCTACTGCCTCATCAGCAGCCCAGACGCCACCGACGTGGCGATCTCGTCGCTGCTGGTCAAGGCTCGCTCACGCGGGGCAGGCTTGAGCGCAGTCCTGCTGCGCGCGCTCTTCGCGAAATTCCCGAATAAGGTCTGGCACGTCTCGCCCATCTACCCCGAAGAAATGGGTTTCATCTTCGAGCAGGCTGGCATGGAGCGCGAGTCGCTTTCGCAGTGGCAGATGACGCGCGGATTGTAA
- a CDS encoding glycosyltransferase family 2 protein, with amino-acid sequence MNCSIIIRAYNEEKYIERLLEGIRQQTIKDVEIILVDSGSTDSTVAIAESFGAKVVHIPSAEFTFGRSLNFGVKSATREFIVIASAHVYPVYPDWLETLLRPFQDEQVALAYGKQRGYEGSKYSEHQIFHQWYPDASSLDQVTAFCNNANSAIRKSLWDMHPYDETLTGLEDLEWGKWAKGQGHKIAYVAESEIVHIHNETPRGVYNRYRREAMAFKRIYPESHFSIYDFLRLALTNILSDLWHAMREGGLLKSIASILWFRFAQFHGTRMGHRETSLVTPQLRETFYYARERKKKDERKRDVEPIRYNKKP; translated from the coding sequence ATGAATTGCTCAATTATTATCCGCGCTTATAACGAGGAGAAGTACATCGAGCGTTTGCTGGAAGGGATTCGTCAGCAGACGATCAAAGATGTGGAGATTATCCTTGTCGACTCAGGCTCCACCGACTCGACCGTCGCCATCGCCGAATCCTTTGGTGCGAAGGTCGTCCACATCCCGTCAGCGGAGTTTACGTTTGGGCGTTCGCTCAACTTCGGGGTTAAGTCCGCGACGCGTGAATTCATCGTCATTGCCAGCGCGCATGTCTATCCTGTTTATCCCGATTGGCTGGAGACGTTACTGCGTCCATTTCAGGATGAGCAAGTCGCCCTCGCCTACGGCAAACAGCGCGGATACGAAGGCTCGAAATATTCCGAGCACCAGATCTTCCACCAGTGGTATCCCGATGCGAGCAGCCTTGACCAAGTCACTGCATTTTGCAACAATGCAAATTCAGCGATACGCAAAAGCCTGTGGGACATGCATCCCTACGACGAAACACTGACGGGTCTCGAAGACCTTGAGTGGGGCAAATGGGCGAAGGGGCAGGGACATAAAATTGCTTATGTCGCCGAATCTGAGATCGTCCACATCCACAACGAAACACCGCGCGGAGTCTACAACCGCTATCGCCGCGAAGCGATGGCCTTCAAAAGGATTTACCCCGAATCGCACTTCAGTATTTATGATTTCCTGCGTTTGGCCTTAACCAATATTCTGAGTGACCTCTGGCACGCCATGCGCGAGGGGGGGCTGCTGAAAAGCATTGCATCCATCCTTTGGTTCCGTTTCGCCCAGTTCCACGGCACGCGCATGGGACACCGCGAGACCAGTCTGGTCACACCTCAGTTGCGGGAAACGTTCTATTATGCGCGGGAGCGCAAGAAGAAAGACGAAAGAAAGCGGGATGTAGAGCCGATTCGGTATAATAAAAAACCATGA
- a CDS encoding helix-turn-helix domain-containing protein, with product MNKQKPTKRAYNSSRRKAQARQTRLQIIEAARSLFMERGYEGATLDAIAAEAGVAVDTVYAAFGSKRGILSSLIDVSLVGDDEETPLLEREGPQSVRQERDPQRQVELFASDITAIMGRMAPIFSIMRAAAKTEPDVGKMLRRMLDSRLQGMMVFVEALTSNSSLRNGVTRQEAAETVWMLTSAEMYNLAIMDRGWSKEKYQRWLADALANLLLPRGK from the coding sequence TTGAACAAGCAGAAACCGACCAAACGTGCCTACAATTCCAGCCGCCGCAAGGCACAGGCGCGCCAAACCCGCCTGCAAATCATCGAAGCCGCCCGCAGTTTGTTTATGGAACGCGGCTACGAAGGCGCGACTCTCGATGCGATTGCCGCCGAGGCTGGCGTTGCTGTCGATACGGTGTACGCCGCATTTGGAAGCAAGCGCGGGATTCTCTCGAGCCTGATCGATGTTTCGCTGGTTGGGGATGATGAAGAAACACCATTATTGGAGCGCGAGGGACCGCAGTCCGTTCGGCAGGAGAGAGACCCTCAGCGTCAGGTGGAGTTATTTGCAAGCGATATTACGGCGATCATGGGGCGCATGGCGCCGATTTTCAGCATCATGCGTGCCGCCGCAAAGACGGAACCTGATGTCGGCAAAATGCTTCGTCGGATGCTCGATTCGCGTTTGCAGGGGATGATGGTATTCGTAGAGGCGCTGACTTCCAACAGTTCCCTGCGGAACGGAGTAACTCGACAAGAAGCAGCCGAAACGGTGTGGATGTTGACCAGCGCTGAAATGTATAATCTGGCAATTATGGATCGCGGCTGGTCTAAGGAAAAATATCAACGATGGCTGGCAGATGCGCTGGCGAATTTGCTCCTGCCACGCGGGAAATAG
- a CDS encoding isoprenylcysteine carboxylmethyltransferase family protein, with translation MEQKSDHAQVTVNPFLIYIASALIALALQKIIPLPFLEKTAAQGIGALLIMSNLIAGLPALIGMISVRTSPNPNRPTTALVLSGTFRISRNPMYLGLTFVYCGVVTILQLPWGLIFLPLVIWLLTIWVIIPEEKYLEEKFGTEYLNYKSKVRRWI, from the coding sequence ATGGAACAGAAATCAGATCACGCCCAAGTCACCGTCAACCCATTCTTAATCTACATCGCGTCCGCTTTAATCGCGCTCGCACTTCAAAAAATCATCCCGCTCCCCTTTTTGGAAAAGACCGCAGCGCAAGGCATCGGCGCACTCCTGATCATGTCCAATCTGATCGCAGGGCTGCCTGCCTTGATCGGCATGATTTCTGTACGCACCTCCCCCAACCCCAACCGCCCCACAACCGCGCTGGTTCTATCAGGTACCTTCCGCATCTCACGCAACCCCATGTACCTTGGTCTCACATTTGTATACTGCGGGGTGGTCACCATCCTTCAACTGCCGTGGGGCTTGATCTTTCTCCCGCTCGTCATCTGGCTGCTCACCATTTGGGTCATCATCCCCGAAGAAAAATATCTGGAAGAAAAATTCGGGACGGAATATCTGAACTACAAATCAAAAGTCCGCCGCTGGATTTAG
- a CDS encoding sulfotransferase domain-containing protein, whose product MSIKSSLRSILYQTEKLTQRLRYASQPADLPILLGISFPKSGTHLLDQILLGFSNVAPYAKRVHSFYAEYEGESGKKRDPQQALDWLDSLHPRDVASAHLFARPEAIARVCTAAFAPYFIYRDPRDVVVSHVYYVTDMELRHVHHEHYQSLPDFDARLKASILGRPDAGVEFPNIAERFEPYLGWLDHPEVLTIHFEDLIKDRVSTLTRIMDHLLSRLPLRASRQLILDSLEASINPTKSPTFRSGKTGEWKKHFTDGHKKIFKEAAGDLLIRLGYEKDDGW is encoded by the coding sequence ATGTCCATCAAATCATCCCTTCGTTCCATTCTGTACCAAACCGAAAAACTGACACAACGCCTGCGTTACGCCTCCCAACCCGCCGACCTGCCCATTCTGCTCGGCATTTCCTTCCCCAAGAGCGGCACGCATTTGCTTGACCAAATCCTGCTTGGCTTCTCAAACGTCGCGCCGTATGCCAAACGCGTGCATTCGTTCTATGCCGAGTACGAAGGCGAAAGCGGTAAAAAACGCGACCCGCAGCAGGCGTTGGACTGGCTCGATTCACTTCATCCGCGTGACGTTGCCTCCGCGCATCTCTTTGCCCGCCCCGAGGCGATTGCGCGTGTTTGCACCGCTGCATTCGCGCCGTACTTCATCTACCGCGACCCGCGCGATGTGGTCGTCTCGCACGTCTACTACGTCACCGACATGGAGTTGCGCCATGTGCATCATGAGCATTATCAATCACTCCCCGACTTCGACGCGCGGCTTAAGGCTAGTATTTTGGGTAGACCCGATGCCGGTGTAGAATTCCCGAATATTGCCGAACGTTTCGAACCATATCTCGGTTGGCTTGACCATCCCGAAGTGTTGACAATTCACTTCGAAGACTTGATTAAAGACCGGGTGTCGACTCTGACCCGCATCATGGACCATCTCCTCAGCCGCCTTCCGCTTCGGGCTTCCCGACAGCTGATCCTCGACTCCCTCGAAGCCTCCATCAACCCGACCAAGTCCCCGACATTCCGTTCAGGGAAAACAGGCGAATGGAAGAAACACTTCACAGACGGACATAAGAAAATTTTCAAAGAGGCAGCGGGGGATTTGTTAATCCGCCTCGGGTATGAAAAGGACGATGGGTGGTAA
- a CDS encoding DinB family protein — MSKNSKTLQVNTARQFAFLQRLSMAHERAARSFANLDEALICTEPIAGGWTIKDMLGHVVTWNDEFRKAIRATLRRDNVTEREVDWNEWNEMKIAEKRNWTFERIRNDLNRDYPEAVELITSLRPHEFRIFGVNDWAYSPPKEMTKVLHRQVESVETLIMYHWRHMNQHSRMIEKWREKKGL; from the coding sequence ATGTCAAAAAACTCCAAAACCCTTCAGGTTAATACCGCCAGACAGTTCGCTTTTTTACAGCGACTGTCCATGGCGCATGAGCGGGCAGCGAGGTCGTTCGCGAACCTTGATGAAGCATTAATTTGCACCGAACCTATCGCGGGAGGCTGGACGATAAAGGATATGCTCGGTCATGTGGTCACATGGAATGATGAGTTCAGGAAAGCGATTCGGGCGACTCTGCGAAGGGACAATGTGACGGAACGAGAGGTTGATTGGAACGAATGGAATGAGATGAAGATTGCCGAGAAAAGAAACTGGACTTTCGAGCGCATCCGTAACGACCTGAACCGGGATTACCCGGAAGCGGTCGAATTGATCACAAGCCTGCGGCCTCATGAGTTCAGAATATTTGGGGTCAATGACTGGGCATATTCCCCGCCGAAGGAAATGACAAAGGTTCTCCACAGGCAGGTCGAGTCGGTCGAAACGCTCATCATGTATCACTGGCGGCATATGAACCAACACTCCCGCATGATCGAAAAATGGAGGGAAAAGAAGGGTTTGTAG
- a CDS encoding lysophospholipid acyltransferase family protein, with product MKNTIFTTPIISPIFRLISKTIMRLRGWRVEGTLPDIPKFIIIGAPHTSNWDFVLFLGIIFHLKADVRYMGKAELFRPPHGPFFYWCGGIPVDRKKSTGLVEQMVDACNRAGKFILVIAPEGTRHHVTEWKRGFYHIAQKAGIPIVMAKVDGRNKTAHVGEVFHLTENTEADMQTIQEAFAGLEGINPRRKRKKKYITLEE from the coding sequence TTGAAAAATACCATTTTCACCACTCCCATCATCAGCCCGATCTTTCGACTGATCAGTAAAACGATCATGCGCCTGCGCGGATGGCGCGTGGAAGGGACCCTGCCCGACATTCCAAAATTCATCATCATCGGCGCGCCTCACACCTCGAACTGGGACTTTGTCCTGTTCCTCGGCATTATCTTCCACCTGAAAGCGGACGTGCGCTATATGGGCAAGGCGGAGTTGTTCCGCCCGCCGCATGGACCGTTTTTCTATTGGTGCGGCGGCATCCCTGTGGACCGAAAAAAATCGACTGGATTGGTGGAACAAATGGTGGACGCCTGCAACCGCGCCGGGAAGTTTATCCTCGTCATTGCCCCCGAAGGGACGCGCCACCATGTGACGGAGTGGAAGCGCGGCTTTTATCACATCGCCCAAAAAGCGGGCATTCCCATTGTGATGGCGAAAGTGGATGGGAGGAATAAAACCGCCCATGTAGGGGAGGTCTTCCATCTCACTGAGAATACAGAGGCGGATATGCAAACCATTCAGGAGGCGTTTGCAGGGCTGGAGGGGATCAATCCGAGAAGAAAACGGAAGAAGAAATACATCACGCTGGAGGAGTAG